From Pedobacter indicus, a single genomic window includes:
- a CDS encoding acyl-CoA dehydrogenase family protein → MSQSTHNDSENNAMVKEMAKNFADKYIRPHVMEWDESQTFPIDIFKKMGGLGLMGILVPEEYGGSGFGYQEYVTVISEIASVCGAVGLSLAAHNSLCTGHIMTFGTEEQKKRWLPKLASAEWIGAWALTEANTGSDSMRMNTTAVLDGSEYIVNGSKNWITHGKSGDIAVVMVRTGEKNASNGISALVVEKGTSGFTHGKKENKLGMRASETTELIFDQCRVPKENLLGQEGEGFKQAMKVLDGGRISIAALGLGIAKGALKAAVAYSKERHQFGKPIASFQGISFKLADMATEVEAAELLIRKAADLKDAGEPVTKHSAMAKYFASEVAVRCATEAVQIFGGYGYMKDFPVEKFYRDAKLCTIGEGTSEIQKLVISREVLKST, encoded by the coding sequence ATGTCACAGTCAACGCACAACGATAGCGAAAATAATGCCATGGTTAAAGAAATGGCGAAAAACTTCGCAGATAAATATATTCGGCCGCACGTAATGGAATGGGATGAAAGTCAAACATTTCCAATAGATATTTTTAAGAAGATGGGAGGGCTAGGCTTAATGGGTATTTTGGTGCCGGAAGAGTATGGTGGATCCGGATTTGGTTATCAGGAATATGTAACTGTAATATCAGAAATTGCGAGTGTTTGTGGAGCGGTTGGACTGTCATTAGCTGCACACAATTCCTTGTGCACAGGGCATATTATGACCTTTGGCACCGAAGAACAGAAAAAGCGTTGGTTGCCTAAATTAGCATCAGCAGAATGGATCGGTGCTTGGGCACTGACGGAAGCCAATACAGGTTCTGACTCGATGAGAATGAATACGACCGCTGTTTTGGATGGTAGCGAATATATTGTCAACGGATCTAAGAACTGGATCACTCATGGTAAGAGCGGTGATATTGCAGTTGTAATGGTTCGAACTGGTGAAAAAAATGCATCTAATGGTATTTCAGCTCTCGTAGTAGAAAAAGGTACTTCTGGCTTCACTCATGGCAAGAAAGAAAATAAGCTAGGAATGCGCGCCTCAGAGACAACAGAGTTGATTTTTGATCAATGTCGTGTTCCAAAAGAAAATCTGCTTGGGCAAGAAGGAGAAGGGTTTAAGCAAGCAATGAAGGTTTTAGATGGAGGTCGTATATCCATCGCCGCGTTAGGACTGGGGATTGCCAAAGGTGCGCTGAAAGCAGCGGTTGCTTATTCGAAAGAACGGCATCAGTTTGGGAAGCCGATTGCTAGTTTTCAAGGTATCTCATTTAAGTTAGCAGATATGGCAACAGAGGTAGAGGCTGCAGAGCTTTTAATCCGTAAGGCGGCCGATTTGAAAGATGCAGGGGAGCCTGTGACAAAGCATTCAGCGATGGCAAAGTATTTTGCATCTGAAGTTGCAGTGCGTTGTGCTACAGAAGCTGTACAGATTTTTGGTGGATATGGTTATATGAAAGATTTTCCTGTCGAAAAATTCTATCGGGATGCCAAGCTATGCACTATTGGAGAGGGTACCTCGGAAATTCAAAAACTTGTTATCTCTAGGGAAGTACTTAAAAGTACTTAG
- a CDS encoding TerC family protein: MEWITNPEIWISLTTLTVLEIVLGIDNIVFISILSNKLPESQQKRARRIGLALAMITRVLLLLSISWIMSLTKPIINLAEFFGQTEGYLFEKLDFSGRDIILLLGGLFLIYKSTVEIHGRMEGEEHEEIVSTKKITFGSVIAQILVLDIVFSLDSVITAVGMANEIGVMIAAVVIAVGVMMVSAESISGFVNKHPSVKMLALAFLLLIGVSLTAEAFEQHIPKGYIYFAMAFSVLVEVLNLKAKKTRTIAPKQAMENLPKAGGKEEKS, encoded by the coding sequence ATGGAATGGATTACTAATCCAGAAATCTGGATTTCTCTTACCACCCTAACAGTACTGGAAATAGTATTAGGAATCGACAATATTGTTTTTATTTCAATATTAAGTAATAAACTTCCTGAAAGTCAACAGAAAAGGGCTAGGCGAATTGGGTTGGCTCTGGCGATGATCACTCGTGTACTCCTACTTCTTTCAATCAGCTGGATCATGTCACTGACCAAGCCTATCATTAATCTGGCTGAATTTTTTGGTCAAACAGAAGGGTATTTATTTGAAAAACTTGATTTCTCTGGTCGGGATATCATCCTCTTACTGGGTGGCTTGTTTCTAATTTATAAAAGTACGGTTGAGATTCATGGTCGCATGGAGGGTGAGGAACATGAGGAAATCGTATCCACAAAAAAGATTACGTTCGGTAGTGTTATTGCTCAAATCCTAGTGCTCGATATCGTATTTTCGCTAGATTCCGTTATTACGGCTGTCGGGATGGCTAATGAAATTGGTGTTATGATTGCAGCTGTCGTTATCGCTGTCGGAGTGATGATGGTGTCTGCAGAATCCATCAGTGGTTTTGTGAATAAACATCCATCTGTAAAAATGCTTGCTTTAGCCTTTTTGCTTTTGATCGGCGTGTCACTCACTGCTGAAGCTTTTGAGCAACACATACCAAAAGGATATATTTACTTTGCGATGGCATTCTCCGTTCTTGTTGAAGTACTCAATCTAAAAGCGAAGAAAACACGCACGATTGCACCAAAACAGGCAATGGAAAATCTTCCAAAGGCTGGAGGTAAGGAAGAAAAAAGCTAG
- a CDS encoding malate:quinone oxidoreductase, which translates to MTKKHKKNAVEADIVLIGAGIMSATLGMLLKQLMPDATIQILERLDEVAAESSDAWNNAGTGHSALCELNYTPEQPDGSIKIDKATKIAESFEVSKQFWSTLVEEDLVSMPDQFIRSIPHMSFVIGEKNVAFLKARYEAMQQSHLFKGMVYSEDKEMLKEWIPLVMEGRDPKDSVAATRMEIGTDVNFGALTHAMLQYLWRQKGVKLKLAHEVQDIERGNDNRWNVEVKNLTTKRKAVISAKFVFIGAGGGSLLLLEKSGIPEAKGFGGFPVSGQWLKCVNSEIIERHHAKVYGKAAVGAPPMSVPHLDTRFIDGKKALLFGPYAGFSTKFLKNGSYFDLATSIKIGNIRPLLAAGWDNIPLTKYLISEVMQSPEDRIKALRQYMPEAKQEDWELEIAGQRVQVIKKDAEHGGKLEFGTEIVTSADGSLSALLGASPGASTAVSIMLDVLARCFPNQMKEVSWKKRLQEMIPSFGYSLAENEELTNEMRVRSAKILGLNESEPMVKVK; encoded by the coding sequence ATGACTAAAAAACATAAAAAAAACGCTGTTGAAGCGGATATCGTTTTAATCGGTGCTGGTATCATGAGTGCCACTCTGGGCATGCTCCTAAAACAACTGATGCCAGACGCTACCATACAGATTTTAGAACGTCTCGATGAGGTAGCAGCAGAGAGCTCCGATGCTTGGAATAATGCTGGAACCGGCCATTCTGCTCTATGTGAATTAAACTATACGCCGGAACAACCTGATGGCTCCATCAAGATTGATAAAGCTACTAAAATTGCTGAATCGTTTGAAGTATCAAAGCAATTTTGGTCGACGTTGGTGGAAGAGGATTTGGTTTCCATGCCAGATCAGTTTATTCGCTCGATTCCACATATGAGCTTTGTTATTGGTGAAAAGAATGTTGCTTTTTTAAAGGCGCGTTACGAGGCTATGCAGCAAAGTCATCTCTTTAAGGGGATGGTTTATAGTGAAGACAAGGAAATGTTGAAGGAATGGATTCCACTGGTGATGGAGGGGCGTGATCCAAAGGACTCGGTTGCAGCCACTCGCATGGAAATTGGAACGGATGTAAACTTTGGGGCACTCACGCATGCGATGCTACAATACCTGTGGCGACAAAAAGGCGTAAAGCTAAAACTTGCTCATGAAGTGCAGGACATCGAAAGAGGTAACGATAACCGATGGAATGTCGAAGTGAAAAATCTCACTACGAAACGCAAAGCAGTTATTTCTGCCAAATTTGTATTTATCGGTGCAGGAGGCGGTTCACTACTATTATTAGAGAAATCTGGTATACCTGAAGCGAAAGGGTTCGGAGGTTTCCCGGTTAGCGGCCAATGGCTTAAGTGTGTCAATTCTGAAATTATCGAAAGACATCATGCAAAAGTATATGGTAAGGCTGCGGTCGGTGCTCCGCCCATGTCTGTTCCTCATTTGGACACACGTTTCATCGATGGTAAGAAAGCTTTATTATTTGGCCCATATGCAGGGTTTTCTACAAAGTTTCTGAAAAACGGGTCCTATTTTGACCTAGCAACATCAATAAAGATAGGTAATATTCGCCCTTTATTAGCAGCGGGATGGGATAACATACCTCTTACTAAATATCTGATCAGTGAAGTAATGCAATCTCCTGAAGATCGTATTAAAGCATTGCGTCAATACATGCCCGAAGCCAAACAAGAGGATTGGGAGTTAGAAATTGCAGGACAACGCGTCCAGGTAATCAAAAAAGATGCTGAACATGGTGGTAAATTGGAATTTGGTACGGAAATCGTCACCAGCGCCGATGGTTCTCTTTCTGCTTTGCTAGGTGCTTCTCCAGGCGCGTCAACAGCCGTATCCATTATGCTAGATGTACTAGCACGGTGTTTCCCTAATCAAATGAAAGAAGTTTCATGGAAAAAGCGACTTCAGGAAATGATTCCATCGTTTGGTTATTCTTTGGCGGAAAACGAGGAACTGACCAACGAAATGAGAGTGCGTAGCGCAAAGATATTAGGACTGAATGAATCAGAGCCAATGGTCAAGGTGAAATAG
- a CDS encoding sterol desaturase family protein translates to MTLLQSFFGAPKIPYEDLTNITKDAPEVIVYAIPAMAFFTLLEIGYNWYHKHGNYRTKESIGSTLVGLGNVLINFLLKVALLYGVVFVYNLVPWRMQMSWWTFLPCYIIFDFCSYWAHRISHQKRFFWTTHCVHHSAENYNLTVSFRLSWIQNFKIIFFLPAALCGFHPIVFFVVSQVAVLFQFWVHTEYIGRLHPWIEYIFATPSNHRVHHGSQDKYLDKNYAATFIIWDRMFGTYQPEEERPIYGLTTKIGDRMDPIFLNFHEFGDMVNDVKKAKGLKKKLFYIFGSPTAVYNEKLKEMDLKKANMKNGEIEAGLVTEKEVGS, encoded by the coding sequence ATGACTTTACTCCAATCTTTTTTCGGAGCACCGAAAATTCCCTATGAAGATCTGACTAATATAACGAAGGACGCTCCAGAGGTTATTGTTTATGCAATACCGGCCATGGCATTTTTTACACTTCTTGAAATAGGCTATAATTGGTATCATAAACACGGGAATTACCGAACGAAAGAAAGCATCGGATCTACACTGGTGGGCTTAGGAAATGTATTAATCAATTTCTTGCTCAAAGTAGCACTTTTATATGGAGTTGTTTTCGTCTACAACTTAGTGCCTTGGAGAATGCAAATGAGCTGGTGGACCTTCTTGCCTTGTTATATCATCTTTGATTTCTGCAGTTATTGGGCTCACAGAATCTCACATCAGAAGCGTTTTTTCTGGACTACCCATTGCGTACATCATTCAGCAGAAAATTATAACCTCACAGTTTCTTTTCGCTTAAGCTGGATTCAAAATTTCAAGATCATATTTTTCTTACCCGCGGCCTTATGTGGCTTCCACCCAATTGTATTCTTCGTCGTTAGCCAAGTAGCTGTGCTTTTTCAATTTTGGGTTCATACAGAATATATTGGTCGTCTTCATCCATGGATTGAGTATATCTTTGCAACGCCATCCAATCATCGTGTACATCATGGAAGTCAAGACAAATATTTGGATAAAAACTACGCCGCTACCTTCATTATATGGGATAGAATGTTTGGTACTTATCAACCCGAGGAAGAACGTCCAATTTACGGACTCACCACTAAAATCGGCGACCGAATGGATCCGATCTTTTTGAACTTTCATGAATTCGGAGATATGGTAAACGATGTAAAGAAAGCCAAAGGCTTGAAAAAAAAGCTATTCTATATTTTCGGTAGTCCAACCGCCGTATATAATGAGAAATTGAAGGAAATGGACTTAAAGAAAGCGAATATGAAGAATGGAGAAATAGAGGCAGGTCTGGTTACTGAAAAAGAGGTCGGATCCTAA
- a CDS encoding M3 family metallopeptidase, which produces MELKHTVTSTLLIFSILSTDESKVKAQTSLENPFLAEYNSSFEVPPFDQIKNEHFMPAFEVGMKEQAAEISAIYRQRSTPTFQNTIEAMENSGKILNKVSTVFFNLNSANTNDEIKEIAKSIAPKLSQHSDDIYLNKLLFQRVKQVYDQRSQANLNGEQERLLEKTYKAFLRSGANLSEQDQQRMRKINSELSLSTLAFGQNLLSETNSFELIVTDDVELSGLPESLKTAAKQSAENSGKENAWRFTLHNASVMPFLQYAHNRSLREKMYKGYINRANHDNEFDNKELAAKIAVLRAEKAGLLGYESHAHYVLEESMAKNPDRVYELLDQLWAAALPVAKSEADEMQKLMDKEGNGEKLEAWDWFYYANKVKMEKYNFMAEDVKPYFQLENVREGIFTLVDKLYGLSFTEVPDVPTYHRDAKAFEVKEADGRLVGVMYMDFFSRESKRGGAWMTSYRKQSIKEGKRIAPIVSIVCNFPAPVGNDPVLLTPDEVTTFFHEFGHALHGLLSDVQYRTLSGTSVPRDFVELPSQIMEHWAFEPEMLALYAKHYETGEVIPTELVTKLDEASKFNQGFQTVEYLAASLLDMAYHTLPAGSKVNVPEFEKQAMDKIGLINQIAPRYRSTYFQHIFAGGYSAGYYSYIWSEVLDSDAFATYKESGDIFDRDIATKFRKTVLEKGGTAEPMELYKNFRGREPEVKYLLKNRGLQ; this is translated from the coding sequence ATGGAACTAAAACATACTGTAACATCAACTTTGTTGATTTTTTCGATTCTAAGTACCGACGAAAGTAAGGTAAAAGCACAAACAAGTTTAGAAAACCCCTTTCTGGCAGAATACAATAGCTCTTTTGAGGTTCCTCCTTTTGACCAGATCAAAAATGAGCATTTTATGCCAGCTTTTGAAGTGGGTATGAAGGAGCAAGCAGCGGAAATATCAGCGATTTATCGGCAACGGTCAACCCCCACTTTTCAGAATACAATAGAAGCGATGGAAAATAGTGGTAAAATCTTGAATAAGGTAAGTACGGTCTTCTTTAATTTAAATTCAGCAAATACTAATGACGAGATTAAAGAAATTGCAAAGAGCATAGCACCGAAACTATCACAGCATTCTGATGATATTTATTTAAATAAACTGTTGTTCCAACGTGTAAAACAAGTATATGATCAGCGTAGTCAGGCTAACTTAAATGGCGAGCAAGAGCGTTTATTGGAAAAAACTTATAAGGCTTTTTTGAGAAGTGGGGCTAACCTAAGTGAGCAGGATCAGCAACGGATGAGGAAAATCAATAGTGAACTTTCATTATCTACCCTAGCATTTGGTCAGAACCTCCTTTCAGAGACAAATAGCTTTGAGCTGATTGTGACTGATGATGTGGAACTTTCAGGTTTGCCAGAGTCTTTAAAAACCGCGGCGAAGCAATCAGCAGAAAATTCTGGAAAAGAAAATGCTTGGCGCTTCACTCTGCATAATGCAAGTGTAATGCCTTTTCTACAGTATGCCCATAATCGTTCACTTCGCGAGAAAATGTATAAAGGCTACATTAATCGAGCTAATCATGACAATGAATTTGATAATAAAGAACTCGCAGCTAAAATAGCTGTTTTGAGGGCAGAGAAAGCCGGTCTCTTAGGTTATGAGAGTCATGCTCACTACGTACTAGAAGAAAGTATGGCGAAAAACCCCGACCGCGTCTACGAACTGTTGGATCAACTTTGGGCAGCCGCTTTACCTGTGGCTAAGTCAGAGGCAGATGAGATGCAGAAACTAATGGACAAGGAAGGGAACGGCGAAAAATTAGAGGCTTGGGATTGGTTCTATTATGCCAATAAAGTCAAAATGGAAAAGTACAACTTTATGGCCGAAGATGTCAAGCCGTATTTCCAGTTAGAAAATGTTCGGGAAGGAATTTTTACATTGGTTGACAAACTTTATGGTCTATCATTTACGGAGGTGCCGGATGTTCCTACGTATCATCGAGATGCCAAAGCCTTTGAAGTTAAAGAGGCGGACGGGAGACTGGTTGGCGTTATGTATATGGATTTTTTCTCGCGTGAGTCGAAGCGCGGTGGAGCGTGGATGACCTCATATCGCAAGCAATCGATTAAAGAGGGTAAAAGAATAGCACCCATCGTGTCGATCGTTTGTAACTTTCCAGCTCCCGTTGGTAACGATCCTGTGTTGCTGACTCCTGACGAAGTAACAACCTTTTTCCATGAATTTGGTCACGCTCTTCATGGATTGTTGTCCGATGTTCAATATAGGACACTCTCAGGAACATCTGTTCCACGAGATTTTGTGGAGCTTCCTTCGCAAATTATGGAGCATTGGGCGTTTGAGCCAGAGATGTTAGCGCTTTATGCTAAACATTATGAAACGGGTGAAGTTATCCCGACCGAGCTTGTAACGAAGTTGGACGAAGCTTCAAAATTTAACCAGGGTTTTCAGACCGTCGAATATCTTGCAGCTTCGTTGTTAGATATGGCGTACCATACCTTGCCAGCTGGCTCAAAAGTGAATGTGCCGGAATTTGAAAAGCAAGCGATGGATAAAATAGGTTTGATCAACCAGATCGCGCCACGCTACAGAAGTACGTATTTTCAACATATTTTCGCTGGTGGCTATTCTGCTGGTTACTATAGCTATATCTGGTCTGAAGTTCTCGATAGTGACGCTTTTGCCACTTACAAGGAAAGCGGAGATATTTTTGATCGGGATATAGCAACTAAATTTAGAAAGACAGTTCTCGAAAAAGGTGGTACAGCTGAACCAATGGAGCTTTATAAAAATTTCAGAGGAAGGGAACCAGAAGTAAAGTATTTATTAAAAAATAGAGGCTTGCAGTAG
- a CDS encoding Gfo/Idh/MocA family protein — MTQKTEKKSVFNSSRRGFIRNSALAAASFMIVPRHVLGGKGFLAPSDKLLIAGVGAGGKGASDIASFHASGKAEIAFLCDVDDRRAAGTRKKFPKAKYYKDWRELLDKESKNFDAVSVSTPDHNHAITTLAAMQLGKHVYVQKPLTHDLYESRMLHEAAKRYKVVTQMGNQGASNDGTRLISEWYEAGEIGDVHTVYCWTDRPVWPQGIPWPKGKADVPKELDWDLWLGTAPYTDYIDKLVPFNWRGWWEYGTGALGDMGCHLVEVPFRALELGAPKDVQCSVGSVYVDEFQRGYFPESCPPSSHVTLTYPKTKKTKGEVTLHWMDGGIQPTRPEELGPDEVFGDGGNGVLMIGTKGKVMCGTYGKNPQLLPTSRTERALNKVKPKYERVPDQENGHYAQWVEACIAGLGNKEVSAPFEVSCPLTESLLMANLAIRGFDIREERADGKGYNYPGRYKKLVWDDSQMRITNFDAVNQFVKREYRKGWTLSV; from the coding sequence ATGACTCAAAAAACAGAGAAGAAATCAGTCTTCAATTCATCCAGAAGAGGATTTATTCGAAACAGTGCTTTGGCTGCTGCAAGCTTTATGATTGTGCCCCGCCACGTATTGGGAGGTAAGGGCTTCCTTGCGCCAAGTGATAAGCTATTGATCGCCGGTGTCGGAGCAGGAGGAAAGGGTGCTTCTGATATTGCTAGTTTTCATGCAAGTGGGAAGGCTGAAATTGCATTCCTTTGCGACGTAGATGATAGACGAGCAGCAGGCACACGTAAGAAATTTCCGAAAGCAAAATATTATAAAGATTGGAGAGAGTTACTGGATAAGGAGTCTAAGAATTTTGATGCCGTTTCAGTATCCACACCAGATCATAATCATGCGATCACGACCTTAGCAGCTATGCAATTAGGAAAACATGTGTATGTTCAAAAACCGTTGACGCACGATTTATATGAATCCCGGATGTTACATGAAGCTGCAAAGCGCTATAAAGTAGTAACACAGATGGGTAATCAAGGTGCTTCCAATGACGGTACCCGTCTGATCAGCGAGTGGTACGAGGCTGGTGAAATCGGTGATGTTCATACGGTTTACTGCTGGACAGATCGGCCCGTTTGGCCGCAAGGGATTCCATGGCCAAAAGGCAAAGCGGACGTGCCGAAAGAGTTGGACTGGGATCTTTGGCTAGGAACTGCTCCGTATACAGATTATATCGATAAATTGGTTCCATTCAACTGGCGTGGATGGTGGGAATATGGAACCGGTGCATTAGGCGATATGGGCTGCCACTTAGTTGAAGTTCCTTTTAGAGCACTTGAATTAGGTGCACCGAAAGACGTTCAATGTAGCGTAGGTAGTGTTTATGTTGATGAATTCCAACGTGGATATTTCCCTGAGAGCTGTCCGCCGTCAAGTCACGTAACGCTAACCTATCCAAAAACTAAGAAAACCAAAGGGGAAGTAACCTTGCATTGGATGGATGGTGGTATTCAACCGACACGTCCCGAAGAACTTGGGCCGGACGAGGTATTTGGTGATGGAGGAAACGGCGTATTGATGATCGGCACAAAAGGAAAAGTGATGTGTGGCACCTATGGTAAAAATCCTCAGTTGCTTCCAACTTCCAGAACTGAACGTGCTTTAAACAAGGTGAAACCTAAATACGAACGTGTTCCTGATCAAGAAAATGGCCACTATGCACAATGGGTAGAGGCTTGTATTGCCGGATTGGGGAACAAAGAGGTAAGTGCACCATTTGAAGTGTCGTGTCCACTAACCGAGAGCTTACTGATGGCAAACTTGGCAATTCGTGGATTTGATATCCGTGAGGAAAGAGCTGATGGTAAAGGTTATAATTACCCAGGTCGTTACAAGAAATTAGTTTGGGACGACAGCCAGATGCGCATAACTAACTTCGATGCAGTCAATCAGTTTGTGAAGAGAGAATACCGCAAAGGTTGGACACTAAGTGTATAA
- a CDS encoding 3-keto-disaccharide hydrolase, with protein sequence MKFKILSIVSMIALVSCSSANKISGDDGWVDLFDGETTNGWHTYGKEEAGAAWEVVDGSLYLNVEGKSKEDRGDLVTDKEYENYHLKLEWKISEGGNSGIIFNVHEDKDKYGATYSTGPEMQVLDNDKHADGKIHKHRTGDLYDLIASSSEPMKPVGEWNQAEIISNQGELEFILNGVSVVKTTMWDDSWKELIAGSKFADWPGFGTYRKGKIALQDHNDPVWYRNIKIKEL encoded by the coding sequence ATGAAATTTAAAATATTATCAATTGTATCCATGATTGCTTTGGTGTCTTGTAGTTCTGCTAATAAGATCTCTGGTGATGATGGGTGGGTAGATCTTTTTGATGGAGAGACTACCAATGGCTGGCATACTTACGGAAAGGAAGAAGCTGGCGCTGCTTGGGAAGTGGTAGACGGCAGTCTGTATCTGAATGTAGAAGGCAAGAGCAAAGAAGACCGTGGTGACCTGGTAACGGATAAAGAATATGAGAATTACCACTTGAAGCTGGAATGGAAAATATCTGAAGGTGGTAACAGCGGTATTATCTTCAATGTACATGAAGACAAAGATAAATACGGAGCTACTTATAGTACTGGACCGGAAATGCAGGTGCTTGATAATGATAAGCATGCTGACGGGAAGATACATAAACACCGCACAGGTGATCTATATGACCTGATTGCTTCAAGCTCAGAGCCGATGAAGCCAGTAGGTGAATGGAATCAGGCTGAGATCATCAGCAACCAAGGCGAGTTGGAGTTTATTTTAAATGGCGTTTCCGTTGTGAAAACTACGATGTGGGATGATAGCTGGAAAGAGTTGATCGCAGGAAGCAAGTTTGCTGACTGGCCAGGCTTCGGTACCTACCGTAAAGGTAAAATTGCTTTGCAAGATCACAATGATCCGGTTTGGTATAGAAATATCAAGATTAAAGAGTTATAA